CGGCGCAGACAGCGTCAACCCGGTGACGCACGTCTGGAAAGAGGGCCGGGCGGTGCGCCGGCCGATCGAGGAGGCGAAGCGGCTGCTCGCCGAAGCGGGCTACCCCGACGGACGCGACGCGAAGACGGGCGAGCCGCTCGTGCTGCACCTCGACTCGGTGCAGCGCGGCCCGGCCGACAAGGCGGTGACCGACTGGTGGCGGCGGCAGTTCGCCAAGCTCTCGATCCAGTTCGTGCCGCGCCAGACCGACTGGAACCGCTTCCAGGAAAAGCTGCGCAAAGGCAACACGCAGCTCTTCATGATCGGCTGGATCGCCGACTATCCCGACCCGGAGAACTTCCTCTTTCTG
The Dehalococcoidia bacterium genome window above contains:
- a CDS encoding ABC transporter substrate-binding protein; translation: GADSVNPVTHVWKEGRAVRRPIEEAKRLLAEAGYPDGRDAKTGEPLVLHLDSVQRGPADKAVTDWWRRQFAKLSIQFVPRQTDWNRFQEKLRKGNTQLFMIGWIADYPDPENFLFLLHTPQSRARFQGENAANYSNPEFDALFERMRHMPNSPERQKIIDRMVEIFRHDAPWIGGFHPKNFALFHGWLANAKVNEMSGNNLKYLRVDAEA